One window of Stigmatopora nigra isolate UIUO_SnigA chromosome 14, RoL_Snig_1.1, whole genome shotgun sequence genomic DNA carries:
- the lrrtm2 gene encoding leucine-rich repeat transmembrane neuronal protein 2, whose amino-acid sequence MYISYRKELLERSQFKAILDFMGQQRKTGINILGHGNLYFLSFAWDQHCFISKETGSFCAFPKRFIPFGFFFHKNAQSGREGQLNAASNVRKRMGFHSRWPLVGPAPAALCLYMISMLLVCLLPSASCTTCPQKCRCEDLQFYCDTQGLQAPPDGVDKGALGLSLRHNSITELSPDQFYGFSQLTWLHLDHNQITTVQEDAFQGLYKLKDLNLSSNRITKLPNTTFIHLINLQILDLSFNQMTALEPELFHGLRKLQILHLRSNLLRTTPVRAFWDCRSLEYLGLSSNRLRSLARNGFAGLIKLKELHLEHNQLTKINLAHFPRLVALQFLYLQWNKINNITCGMEWTWTTLEKLDLTGNEIRVLTPDVFQTLPNLKILLLDNNKLSSLDVQVMDMWQSLSTIGLSSNLWECTKRICSLATWLSSFKGRWEHSILCHSPEYAQGEEILDAVYGFQLCQNFSAPVVQTTYTTTDTTTAAEMTSFFFGIMQPTPTQDYAEDFGSFTTLTTTITTTQTPIIFQPPTTAMDEAAVTDDFSIMDNTVMTHRVIMGTMALLFSFFFIIFVVYISRKCCPPTLRRIRHCSAIQNRRQMRTQQRQPMADLATQVPYNEYEPSHEEGALVIINGYGQCKCQQLPYKECEV is encoded by the exons atgtatatcagCTATAGAAAGGAATTGTTGGAAAGAAGTCAATTCAAAGCTATATTGGATTTTATGGGACAGCAAAGAAAAACTGGAATAAACATCTTGGGACATGgaaatttatattttctctcCTTTGCGTGGGATCAGCATTGCTTCATTTCAAAAGAGACTGGTTCATTTTGTGCTTTTCCAAAAAGGTTCATTCCCTTTGGATTTTTCTTCCATAAGAATGCTCAGAGCGGCAGAGAAGGACAGTTGAATGCAGCTTCCAATGTGCGCAAAAGAATGG GTTTTCATTCAAGGTGGCCATTGGTGGGTCCTGCACCGGCGGCTCTGTGTCTGTATATGATCAGCATGCTCCTTGTGTGCCTGCTGCCCTCTGCATCATGTACAACCTGCCCTCAAAAATGCCGCTGTGAGGACCTGCAGTTCTACTGCGACACCCAAGGACTACAGGCACCTCCAGATGGCGTGGACAAAGGGGCCCTTGGGCTTTCTTTACGGCACAACAGCATCACTGAACTGAGCCCTGATCAATTCTATGGCTTTAGTCAACTCACCTGGTTACATCTAGACCACAACCAGATTACAACAGTTCAAGAAGATGCCTTCCAAGGGCTCTACAAGTTGAAGGACCTCAATCTGAGCTCCAATCGTATCACCAAGTTGCCAAATACAACCTTCATTCACCTCATCAATCTGCAAATTTTGGACCTGTCTTTCAATCAGATGACAGCACTGGAACCAGAACTGTTCCATGGATTAAGAAAGCTCCAAATACTCCACCTACGATCCAATTTACTTCGTACAACACCTGTTCGTGCATTCTGGGACTGTCGAAGCCTGGAATACCTTGGCCTGAGTAGTAACCGTCTCCGGAGTCTAGCACGAAATGGTTTTGCCGGGCTCATTAAACTCAAAGAGCTCCATTTGGAGCACAATCAGTTAACAAAGATCAACTTGGCCCATTTCCCACGCCTTGTTGCTCTTCAATTTCTCTATCTGCAGTGGAATAAGATCAACAACATAACCTGTGGCATGGAGTGGACCTGGACTACTTTAGAGAAGCTGGACCTTACTGGAAATGAAATCCGTGTCTTGACACCGGATGTCTTTCAAACGCTGCCAAACCTGAAAATATTATTGTTGGATAACAACAAGTTAAGTAGCCTGGATGTCCAAGTCATGGATATGTGGCAATCTCTAAGTACTATTGGATTGTCTAGTAACCTCTGGGAATGTACCAAAAGGATTTGCTCTCTAGCCACTTGGCTAAGCAGCTTCAAGGGAAGGTGGGAACATTCAATTCTCTGCCATAGCCCTGAATATGCCCAAGGTGAAGAAATTCTCGATGCTGTATATGGCTTCCAACTTTGCCAGAATTTCTCAGCACCAGTTGTACAGACCACTTACACAACCACAGACACTACCACAGCTGCAGAGatgacaagctttttttttggaattatgcAGCCAACCCCTACACAGGACTACGCAGAGGATTTTGGGAGCTTTACCACACTAACAACCACAATAACCACAACACAAACACCTATCATATTTCAACCACCCACCACTGCAATGGATGAGGCAGCAGTGACAGATGACTTCTCTATCATGGACAACACTGTAATGACTCATAGGGTTATTATGGGGACTATGGCTCTtctgttttcattctttttcatcatttttgttgTATATATCTCACGGAAGTGCTGCCCTCCGACCCTGCGCCGAATACGCCACTGTTCCGCTATTCAGAACCGCAGACAGATGAGGACCCAGCAGCGGCAGCCTATGGCAGATTTAGCTACACAGGTGCCCTATAATGAGTACGAGCCCAGCCATGAAGAAGGCGCACTTGTGATCATTAACGGATATGGGCAGTGCAAGTGTCAGCAACTGCCTTACAAAGAGTGTGAAGTGTAA